Proteins found in one Toxotes jaculatrix isolate fToxJac2 chromosome 18, fToxJac2.pri, whole genome shotgun sequence genomic segment:
- the LOC121198158 gene encoding TBC1 domain family member 10A-like has protein sequence MAELSTLSPSPPALSDHAAPSIPPSSAALPAPSSPVPESVPKSALYNDKALIGNTSMAQSGVSPVTPHPPLSLPKITAETPLPPLVPEATPERQESTGKDVETGAHVIKQVTTPSDPATAELPNTQTKIPALTSEPPAQSEVQQSSPSPDLNPGPNLYPNVHVTHNPNPVMAGGPFTADQPQTTAGSSPAPAPPASTEMAASAEEEKPQPLQQAQSPQSQPPPLSPKADAPNEAGKAELPSTPTRAEHPSPTVPLIHEPTCALPLHTPNTRPAPDTLSYLESASLMSGTLESLSGLGEDGSSVGSDSEINGLTVRRTDKYGFLGGSQYSESGEKEVRVEVARQREIKWIDMFNNWDKWIKHRFQKVKLRCRKGIPSSLRAKAWQLLSNSQELLEANKGKFEELEREQGEAKWLDIIEKDLHRQFPFHEMFAARGGHGQQDLYRILKAYTIYRPDEGYCQAQAPVAAVLLMHMPAEQAFWCLVQICEKYLPGYYSAGLEAIQLDGEIFFSLLRRTCPMAYRHLKKFKIDPILYMTEWFMCIFSRTLPWACVLRVWDMFFCEGVKIVFRVGLVLLKQMLGSVDKLRELQGMYETMERLRNISPDTIREDIMVQEIIMLPVTEALIERECSVQVRKWRESRGELTHQPGRRLHGTRAIFEHKRRAAAISSGGSFSFLGSSAPAPGPLRASSSLLSLPGFRKSKVPFHTQTKKGSFSGPSGMEGLLPQSAPAVTSSPGRGPSHKPPIPPGAGQKASAPHVQSPLVGSAAGSSRGPSEGTSAQGPPEASVPAQSAPPPPPPSTLAPSPKIVSEQITPTIPSPTANNAPLPPCPDSKKEAVSAAGATTGEEEGKKKKKSKEGKKKEKEDEKKKLKEKKEKEKAEKERLKKEKERLEKERKKGGKKKDKGGGEAEDKNGAAAATDSA, from the exons ATGGCCGAGCTCTCCACCTTATCTCCTTCACCACCTGCACTGAGTGATCATGCagctccctccatccctccatcctcagCAGCCCTCCCTGCTCCCAGTAGCCCTGTTCCAGAGTCTGTACCAAAGTCTGCCCTCTACAATGACAAAGCTTTGATTGGAAACACTTCTATGGCTCAGTCAGGGGTTTCACCTGTGACTCCCCACCCACCCTTGAGTCTTCCCAAAATCACTGCTGAGACCCCTCTCCCACCATTGGTACCTGAAGCTACTCCAGAGAGACAGGAATCAACAGGAAAAGATGTAGAAACTGGAGCTCATGTTATTAAGCAGGTGACAACACCCAGTGACCCAGCAACTGCAGAGCTCCCGAATACTCAAACAAAGATCCCAGCACTAACAAGTGAGCCACCAGCTCAGAGTGAAGTGCAGCAGTCATCCCCCTCTCCTGATCTCAATCCTGGTCCTAATCTCTACCCCAATGTACATGTCACACACAACCCAAATCCTGTCATGGCTGGTGGTCCGTTTACAGCAGACCAACCCCAAACCACTGCAGGTTCCAGTCCCGCGCCTGCTCCCCCAGCATCCACTGAAATGGCAGCATCAGCCGAAGAGGAGAAACCTCAGCCACTTCAACAAGCACAAAGCCCTCAGAGTCAGCCTCCGCCTCTGTCCCCGAAGGCTGACGCTCCTAACGAAGCAGGGAAAGCAGAGCTGCCCAGCACCCCGACGCGAGCTGAGCACCCCAGCCCTACTGTCCCACTGATCCATGAGCCAACCTGTGCCCTCCCGCTGCACACCCCAAACACCCGTCCGGCCCCTGATACCCTCAGCTACCTGGAGTCAGCTAGCCTTATGTCTGGGACGCTTGAGTCTCTGTCTGGGCTGGGAGAGGACGGGAGCTCTGTGGGCTCAGACTCAGAGATCAATGGCTTGACTGTCAGACGCACTGATAAATATGGCTTCCTAGGCGGGAGTCAGTACAGTGAAAGCGG TGAAAAGGAAGTTCGAGTTGAAGTTGCCAGACAGAGGGAGATTAAATGGATTGATATGTTCAACAACTGGGATAAGTGGATCAAACATCGCTTCCAGAAG GTAAAGTTGCGCTGCAGGAAGGGCATTCCATCTTCTCTCAGAGCCAAAGCCTGGCAGCTGCTATCCAACAGCCAAGAGCTCCTAGAAGCCAACAAAGGGAAATTTGAG gagctggagagagagcagggagaggcTAAATGGTTGGACATTATAGAGAAGGATCTCCACAGACAGTTCCCCTTCCATGAGATGTTTGCAGCTCGTGGTGGCCATGG GCAGCAGGATTTGTACCGGATCCTGAAGGCCTACACCATCTACCGGCCCGATGAGGGATACTGCCAGGCCCAGGCTCCCGTGGCCGCTGTGCTGCTCATGCATATGCCTGCTGAG CAAGCTTTTTGGTGCCTCGTCCAGATTTGTGAGAAGTACCTTCCTGGCTACTACAGCGCTGGGCTG GAAGCGATCCAGCTGGATGGCGAGATCTTCTTCTCCCTGTTACGGCGCACGTGTCCAATGGCGTACCGTCACCTTAAGAAGTTCAAGATTGACCCCATTCTCTACATGACTGAGTGGTTCATGTGCATCTTTTCACGCACCTTACCGTGGGCCTGTGTGCTGCGTGTGTGGGACATGTTCTTTTGTGAAG GAGTGAAAATAGTGTTTCGTGTGGGCCTGGTGCTACTGAAACAAATGCTTGGCTCTGTGGATAAACTTCGAGAACTACAGGGCATGTATGAAACCATGGAGCGTCTGAGAAATATTTCACCCGACACGATCAGAGAGGACATAATGGTACAAGAG ATTATTATGCTTCCAGTGACAGAGGCGCTTATAGAGAGGGAGTGCAGCGTCCAGGTGAGGAAGTGGAGGGAGTCCAGAGGGGAGCTGACACACCAGCCGGGCCGACGGCTCCACGGTACGAGAGCCATCTTTGAGCACAAACGACGTGCTGCCGCTATCAGCTCCGGTGGCAGCTTCTCTTTCCTGGGAAGCTCGGCCCCTGCACCAGGGCCACTCAGGGCCTCGTCCAGCCTCCTTTCACTCCCTGGCTTCCGCAAGTCTAAGGTTCCTTTCCACACCCAAACCAAGAAGGGCTCCTTCTCAGGGCCGTCAGGAATGGAGGGCCTGCTGCCGCAGTCGGCACCTGCGGTAACATCAAGCCCGGGCCGAGGCCCCAGCCATAAACCTCCCATTCCCCCAGGGGCAGGTCAGAAGGCGTCAGCACCTCACGTTCAGAGCCCCTTAGTCGGGAGTGCGGCTGGCTCTTCACGCGGGCCCTCAGAAGGCACCTCAGCACAGGGCCCGCCTGAAGCTTCAGTCCCAGCACAAagtgcaccaccaccaccaccacccagcACTCTGGCCCCCTCCCCTAAGATCGTCTCTGAGCAAATCACTCCTACTATCCCTTCTCCGACCGCGAACAACGCCCCTCTACCGCCATGTCCAGATTCGAAAAAAGAAGCGGTGTCAGCAGCTGGTGCCACAactggagaagaagaaggaaagaagaagaagaaaagcaaagaaggtaagaagaaggaaaaggaagatgagaagaaaaaactgaaggaaaagaaggaaaaggaaaaggctgAAAAGGAGAGgctgaagaaggagaaagagaggctagaaaaagaaaggaagaaaggggggaagaaaaaggacaaagggggaggagaggctgaggacaaaaatggagctgcagcagcgacAGATTCGGCCTAG